The DNA segment CGAAACGATGTTCGAATCGTTCCAGCGCGGCGGCTATGTGCATTGCCACGGCCGAACGCAAATCCACAATGGCGCATTGCAACTGATTGTGACCGATATCGAATCGATCGACGAATCAGAGGTCGACGTGGACGATTTTGAACGATTCGACGCCAACGAATCGGACCGATTGATGACGCGGCTCGGCGAAATCCTTCGGGGATTGCGAAACGCACCACTACGGCAACTTGCCGAAGTCTACTTGGCTGACGAAAACTTCGTCGCTCGATTCAAAAAAGCTGCCGCCGCAGTATCCAATCACCACGCGTTCCCCGGCGGCCTGCTGCGACACACCGTCGACATGATGGAGCTTTGCCAATTGGTCGGGCCGCGGTACCCCCAACTGGACGCCGACCTGCTGACGTTCGGCGCGTTCCTGCATGACCTGGGCAAAATCGAAGAACTATCCTGTGACGGCGAGATCTCGTACACCGATCGCGGGCAACTGGTCGGCCACATCGTGATCGGTGTTCAAATGCTCGGCGAAAAAATCGCTGACTTCGAAAAGAACGGCGAAGCGTTTCCTGCCGAACTGCGTTTGCACTTGGAACACATGGTCGTCAGCCATCATGGGCAAATTGAATTCGGAAGCCCCAAGCTTCCAGTGATGCTGGAATCCGTCACGCTACATCACATCGATAACCTGGATGCAAAATTATGGTCTTACACCGCAGCGATCCAAACCGATGTTTCGGGTGACGGAAACTGGACAAACTACACGCCGTCGATCGGTCGCAAGTTGTGGAAAAAGCAAAGCTAGCACCTGACGAATCAAGGAAAGCGAATGAACCACCCCCTTCCCGCCGTCGTCCTGCTTTCGGGCGGCCTGGACAGCGCCACCTGCCTCGCGATCGCACGCGACAAGGGATTCACGCCCCACGCGATCAGCTTTCGATATGGCCAACGACATGATTACGAACTCGATCGCGCGGTTCGTTTAGCCAGCAACCTACAAGCCGCCTCGCACCGGATCGTCGATATCGACCTCGCCCAGTTCGGCGGATCGGCGCTGACCGACGCCAAAATTCCGGTCCCCAAAGCAGACTCGATCGCAGAAATGGGCAGCAGCATTCCGGTCACTTATGTGCCGGCGCGGAACACGGTCTTCTTGTCGCTGGCGCTGGCGTTTGCCGAAACAATCCAGTCACGTGACATCTTCATCGGCGTCAACGCACTCGACTACAGCGGCTATCCTGACTGCCGTCCCGAATTCATCGCCGCCTACGAGACGATGGCCAACTTGGCAACCAAAGCGTCGATGGAAAACCCTCGCCGCTTGACCATTCACACACCGCTGATCGATTTAACGAAAGGCCAAATCATTCAAACGGGCGTCGCACTGGGCGTCGATTACGCAAACACGCTTTCGTGTTATGACCCGGGCAGCGGAGGCAGCCCATGCGGTCACTGCGACGCTTGCCTGCTACGTGCGAAAGGGTTCGCCGAAAACGGCATGACGGATCCAGCAACCTAGCGATTCCATTGCAGTCGGGCTTTCGGGTAGTAAAACTCGCCAAGAGTCTTGGCCTGGTAGGACTAGACGCAGCCCCTTCCTTCCTTGCCTCGATTAGAAAACCTATCCAATGGCCATTTCCTGGACACTCCATTCAATTTTTGCGTGTCTGCCCTTTGCCAAGTCCATTGGTTGGCTGCAACTCCTCGGGAGTCCTCCAGGGTGTACCGGTAAACAAGCCGCCCGGTTGCGCGTGGGTGTCAAAGTAAAAGTCGTAAAGCGGCGAGAATTGCAGACGAAAGTCGGTCGACTCGCAATCAAAAAACTTATCGTCTAGCTCATCACCGACACGCCAATCGAACACCCAATGGTGATGCACTTCCGCACCTCCGCGTGAACTGCCGGCGGCTGCCTTGACAACGTGCGGCAACCATTCACTGAGCTTCAGATTCTTTTTCCACTTAATGTTGGTCTCACCAAATCGATCGGGCATATTTGGGTTTGTGCTCGTGTACTTCACCTGCGTTGGCATGTAGCCGTATGCCTTTGATTGTGTCAGTTCAATGTCAAATGCCAATGTGTGCTGCCTCCAATGCCATTTACTCACAATGTCACCCTGCGTTACCTCTTCGGCCGACAAAAACTTGCTTTCCTGCAAGTAAACCTTTTCGATCCATCCTCGCTGTAGCATTTCGTTCTGTAAAAACATTGCATGCAGAACCAAATCGTCAAATGGGTCGAAGCTCACGAATGAGAGTCGATTCTCACCAATGAATCGTGCAACCGTCTGTCCTTTTTCTCTCTGAGAGTAACCGTGGGTGTCAGCGGAACCAGCGCGACCTTTCAGCTTTTCGCCGCACTGAAAGAACTCGACCCAGTACTGGAACTCGAAACTGCGGTTGGACGACCCGGGCCCCATCACCTTGCCATGCGCACGGTAGTTAAAATTTTTGGCCTTGTTGCCCGCGTGCAGTTTGTAGATGCGATTGATCGCGATGGGCGGGCGATTGACGGATTCTGCACTTAGCGTCGTCGTTTCACCGGTCACCATCAATGCATACCGACTTAGCACGCTGTCACGGAGCAAGATCAAATCCGCGAGCCCATCATAGACGATCGCCTCCTTTTTCTCCGCTTCAGCAGCTTCATCCGCGATCAACGACAAAGTCATAAAAAGCGAGACACCAATCGTCAAAACACAACGCATCAACATACCACATCTCCAGGAAAACAAATTGTATGCTACGCGTCCAATCGAACGCCCAAATCGACGACCATTCTGTTTTGCAAGTCACTCTAGAGTCTCGAAGCGATTCACATTCCAAAGCATTGAACGCTGGTCAGCCCTACCCAGTCGACGGTGTCAATATAAGAAGGATTAAGAATGTCGCCAAAAGTTTTGGCCTGTGTGGAGACCGCCGAAAGTCTTGACGACTGTCGCTACGAACCGTTCCAGAAATTTTAGCTGCGGCGGACTACTAGCCCAACGCAAGCTAGAACATTTGGAATTCACCGGCGACTTCGAACGCAGATTCGTAGTGCTCGATCTTATTGGGCGACTGCCCATCACCATGCCACCAAACCGCGATGACATCGAATCGAGCGGTGACGCCTAGCAGTTTCTTGCGTTTCAGATACCGCAGCGCCGCTCGCGATACCCTGCCCTGCTTTTCTGCGTCGACACGCTCGGCAGGATGCCCAGGTTTGGTCGTTGAATGCGTTTTAACTTCGACAAAGACGATCGTTTTCTTCTTGCGGTCAATCGCGATCAAGTCGATCTCGCCACCCCTGTCCGATTCACTTTCGGCCACCACGACCAACCCCTTCTGACGCAGTAGCCGGGCGGCCGCCTGCTCGCCGCGTTTGCCTACCGAAGCGGTCTGGTCGATCGCACCGAAACGGATTTCGACGTACCGATCACGAACTCGCTTGACAAGCCAGTGCATAGCAGACGGCCCTTTCGGTGCGTAAAAAAACGACGCGTTCTCATGATAAAGGACACGTCGTTTGTTGTGTGGGCAGTGAACTGACAGCACTTCGCTTTAGCTGCGGCGACGTTCTTTCAGACGAACGGCCTTACCAACCCGGCCACGCAAGAAGTACAGCTTCGCACGTCGGACAACGCCGCTTCGCTTGACTTCGATCTTGTCGATTCGCGGGCTGTGAACGGGGAATTTACGTTCCACACCTTCACCGGCAACGATGCGGCGAACCGCAAACATTTCTCGCGAACCAGTTCCGCTGCGTCCGATGACAACACCGGTGAAAACTTGGATTCGCTCTTTGTTGCCTTCAAGAATCTTCAAGTGCACGTCGACCGTGTCACCGATTTCAAACTGAGGCGCGTCTTCTTTCAACGAGGTCTTTTCGACCAGGTCCATAATGGCTTTGGACATATTATCAGGCTCACGCGTTAGGGTTTTTAATGTCGTTTTCGCTCTCGACCAGCAAGTCGCTGCGTCGAGCTTGGGTTCGCAACCGGCTTTGTTCCGCTCGCCACTTGGCGATGGCTCCGTGGTCGCCGCCCGTCAGGACGTCGGGCACGGTATGGCCCCGAAACTCTCTCGGTCGCGTGTATTGTGGAAACTCAAGCAACCGGTTTCCCTGGCTGAAAGAGTCGTCAATGTTACTTTGTTGGTCGCCCAGCACGCCGGGTATCAACCGAATCACCGCTTCGATGATCACCATCGCCGCTACTTCGCCGCCGTTAAGGACAAAGTCGCCGATGCTGATCTCCTCAGGCTGCCAAATGTCTGTCACGCGTTGGTCGAATCCTTCGTAGCGGCCACACAGCAGGATCAACCGCTGGTCAGTCGCAAATTCTTCGGCCATTCGTTGGTCAAACCGCTTGCCGCCAGGCGTCAGCAAGATTTTCCTTGCTGGCATCGGTGACATCGCTTGGACCGCTTCGACACACTTCACCGTCGGCTCGACTTGGATCAACATCCCAGGGCCGCCACCGAACGGTTTGTCATCAACCGGCCGGTGAACAGAATCGGGTGCAAAATCTCGCAGGTCGTGCCGATGGATATCGACGAGCTCGTTCTTAATCGCTTTGTTAAGAAGCCCTTCGCCGAGGTAGCCCTCGAACAACGCCGGAAAGAGCGTGACGATATCGAATCGCATGGTTCTCTTTCAAACGTTTACAAATCGACTATTCGGACGCTGTTTCTTCCGCAGGTGCAGCTTCAGCAGCAGCGGCTTCTTCGGCTGGTGCTTCAGGTGCAGCTTCAGCTTTGGGCTCTTCTTTCTTCGGCTTGGCCGGTTCGGGCGGTGCCGGAGTGTATTGCTTGCGTTTGCCGAGGCGTTCCATGGCAGCCTTTTGAGCTTCCAAGTGAGTGCCTTCGGTGCCGTACTTCTTGATCAGCACGCCGACCTTGTCGGTCGGTTGGGCACCGACGCTTAACCAGTAATCGACTCGTTCGCCTTTTAGGTTGACGCGAGCATCCGTTTCAGGACACATCGGGTCATAGGTTCCCAGCTCTTCAATGACGCGACCGTCACGAGGGCTACGTTGATCCATCGCAACGACGCGATAGAAGGGACGGTGAGTACGTCCCATTTTCTTCATTCGAATTCGAACTGCCATAAGTAGTTTGTTCCTAAAGGGAAACGAGTTTCGACGACTAGTCAGACTTCCTGGAACCGAAAACGTTTTCGGACACCGGGTCGGTGCCAGTACGACTGGCACTTTTGTTCATCTAAGCTTTTCTCTTCACTTCAATCTTCACTCGCGGCAACGACGGCCGCGACACTCTGCATCGCCCGTCGCAATCCCCAGAGAAATCAGCCGGAGACGCGAGGCGACTTGTTCTATTTTTTGCGTTTCATCCGGCGTTTCAACTTGTCACGTTCCTTCTTTTGCTGAGCACGATCGTTCGCACTGAGCCTCTTGCCGGTACTCTTTTTCAACTTCATGCCGCCCATGGACGGGTCACCCATTCCACCGGCCTGCAATTGCTGCATCATCTTCATCCGATCGCCCATGCCTCCGCCGGCCATGCCCTGCATCATCGGCTTCATGACATCGAACTGTTTGATCAATTGCGATATGACGGTCGTCTGCACACCGGCACCCTTAGCGATCCGGTTGCGACGGTGAGTGTCGATCAGCTTGGGATTACGACGCTCTTCCATCGTCATAGCGTTGATCGCGCCGATGGTTTGGTTAATGCCCTTGGACGCTTCTTCGCTTTCCAGGACATCTTTAAATTGTCCCATGCCGGGCATCAAGCCCATCATCCGTCCCATGATGCCTGGCTTGGCGACCTTTTGCATCATGTTTTTGAAATCGTCAAGCGTGAAGTCGCCGGACGCCATTTTGGCTTCCAACTCTTCGCGTTCTTTTTCATCGACGATTCGGTGAGCTTCACGAGCAGCAGCGACCATGTCGCCCATCTGCAGAATTCGGCCCGCCATACCTTCGGGACGGAATGGCTCGAGAGCATCAAAGTGCTCGCCCGTTCCAATGAACTTGATCGGCACACCGGTGACTTGCTTGACCGACAACAACGCGCCGCCACGAGCGTCACCGTCCAGCTTGGTCATGATGACGCCGTCGAGTTCGAGCGCCTCGTTAAAAGCCCCCGCACTGTTGACTGCGTCTTGGCCGGTCATGCCGTCAACGACCAAGTAGACCTGGTCGGGCGAGACCTTTTTGTCGATGCGTTTGAGTTCGGCCATCAACGTTTCGTCGATCGCCAACCGACCGGCGGTATCCAAGATCACGACTCGATTGCCGTCTTTGATCGCCTTGGCGACGCCTGCTTTGCAGACCGCGACAGGATCTTGGTTGCCCTTATCGCTGAAAACCGGCACGCCCAACTGATCGCCGATCACGTGCAGTTGATCGATCGCGGCCGGACGCTGCAGGTCAGCCGCGACCAACAACGGCTTGATGTCTTCTTCTTTGAGCAACTGCGATAGCTTGCCACAGGTCGTCGTTTTGCCGCTACCTTGAAGGCCGCAAAGCATAATGATCGTCGGGCCGTCTTTTTTCAGGTGCAGCGACGGGTCAACTGGCCCCAGGATCGAGATCAACTCGCTGTGAACGATATTGACCAGCTCTTCGTGCGGCCGAAGACTCAGAAGCACTCGTTTGCCCAGCGCCCGTTCGGACACCTGAGCCATAAAATCCTCGACGACGCTGTAGCTGACGTCAGCTTCCAACATCGACCGTTTCACGATCTCCAGCCCGTCGCGCATATTGCCTTCGGTCAACTTGCCCTTGCCGGACAAGCTCTTGAAGGCGGATTGCAGACCGTCGGATAGGGATTCAAACACGAAGAATCGGCTCGAAAGCGAGAAATACGGGCAATAACGAGGAAATCGAAGCCCGGTAGTCTACGCAAACAGCCCCGGTTTTGTAAATGGCTGCCGTTCTTTTCGCGAAACGC comes from the Rubripirellula reticaptiva genome and includes:
- a CDS encoding 3'-5' exoribonuclease YhaM family protein — protein: MNRTPVADLTDGQQIDQVFRAADKQLRVNRQGGKYILMRLSDKSGVIAAMMWNVDETMFESFQRGGYVHCHGRTQIHNGALQLIVTDIESIDESEVDVDDFERFDANESDRLMTRLGEILRGLRNAPLRQLAEVYLADENFVARFKKAAAAVSNHHAFPGGLLRHTVDMMELCQLVGPRYPQLDADLLTFGAFLHDLGKIEELSCDGEISYTDRGQLVGHIVIGVQMLGEKIADFEKNGEAFPAELRLHLEHMVVSHHGQIEFGSPKLPVMLESVTLHHIDNLDAKLWSYTAAIQTDVSGDGNWTNYTPSIGRKLWKKQS
- the queC gene encoding 7-cyano-7-deazaguanine synthase QueC — encoded protein: MNHPLPAVVLLSGGLDSATCLAIARDKGFTPHAISFRYGQRHDYELDRAVRLASNLQAASHRIVDIDLAQFGGSALTDAKIPVPKADSIAEMGSSIPVTYVPARNTVFLSLALAFAETIQSRDIFIGVNALDYSGYPDCRPEFIAAYETMANLATKASMENPRRLTIHTPLIDLTKGQIIQTGVALGVDYANTLSCYDPGSGGSPCGHCDACLLRAKGFAENGMTDPAT
- a CDS encoding YraN family protein, producing the protein MHWLVKRVRDRYVEIRFGAIDQTASVGKRGEQAAARLLRQKGLVVVAESESDRGGEIDLIAIDRKKKTIVFVEVKTHSTTKPGHPAERVDAEKQGRVSRAALRYLKRKKLLGVTARFDVIAVWWHGDGQSPNKIEHYESAFEVAGEFQMF
- the rplS gene encoding 50S ribosomal protein L19; this translates as MSKAIMDLVEKTSLKEDAPQFEIGDTVDVHLKILEGNKERIQVFTGVVIGRSGTGSREMFAVRRIVAGEGVERKFPVHSPRIDKIEVKRSGVVRRAKLYFLRGRVGKAVRLKERRRS
- the trmD gene encoding tRNA (guanosine(37)-N1)-methyltransferase TrmD — protein: MRFDIVTLFPALFEGYLGEGLLNKAIKNELVDIHRHDLRDFAPDSVHRPVDDKPFGGGPGMLIQVEPTVKCVEAVQAMSPMPARKILLTPGGKRFDQRMAEEFATDQRLILLCGRYEGFDQRVTDIWQPEEISIGDFVLNGGEVAAMVIIEAVIRLIPGVLGDQQSNIDDSFSQGNRLLEFPQYTRPREFRGHTVPDVLTGGDHGAIAKWRAEQSRLRTQARRSDLLVESENDIKNPNA
- the rpsP gene encoding 30S ribosomal protein S16, with product MDQRSPRDGRVIEELGTYDPMCPETDARVNLKGERVDYWLSVGAQPTDKVGVLIKKYGTEGTHLEAQKAAMERLGKRKQYTPAPPEPAKPKKEEPKAEAAPEAPAEEAAAAEAAPAEETASE
- the ffh gene encoding signal recognition particle protein, which encodes MFESLSDGLQSAFKSLSGKGKLTEGNMRDGLEIVKRSMLEADVSYSVVEDFMAQVSERALGKRVLLSLRPHEELVNIVHSELISILGPVDPSLHLKKDGPTIIMLCGLQGSGKTTTCGKLSQLLKEEDIKPLLVAADLQRPAAIDQLHVIGDQLGVPVFSDKGNQDPVAVCKAGVAKAIKDGNRVVILDTAGRLAIDETLMAELKRIDKKVSPDQVYLVVDGMTGQDAVNSAGAFNEALELDGVIMTKLDGDARGGALLSVKQVTGVPIKFIGTGEHFDALEPFRPEGMAGRILQMGDMVAAAREAHRIVDEKEREELEAKMASGDFTLDDFKNMMQKVAKPGIMGRMMGLMPGMGQFKDVLESEEASKGINQTIGAINAMTMEERRNPKLIDTHRRNRIAKGAGVQTTVISQLIKQFDVMKPMMQGMAGGGMGDRMKMMQQLQAGGMGDPSMGGMKLKKSTGKRLSANDRAQQKKERDKLKRRMKRKK